In Rosa chinensis cultivar Old Blush chromosome 1, RchiOBHm-V2, whole genome shotgun sequence, a genomic segment contains:
- the LOC112182268 gene encoding TMV resistance protein N — translation MASTSSRRQWKYDVFLNFRGKDTRKYFTSNLYAELNQKGILSFWDGAELEKGKSIWPELLAAIEDSRFAIVILSENYASSSWCLDELVKIIQCVKEMGQQVLPVFYKVDPSDVRHQRGRFELKRDPEVEVRAHEEVYGNNEDRLNAWRDALTQVANLSGWDSKNYQHESSLIDEIVNHILKKSVYTSSSVDKGFIGMGSRIDDLLSNYIYPQLGGVRFIGIHGMRGIGKTTLARAIHDQICQDFDRICFLSNVREMCKNNGLVSLQEKLLSRILMAKVENIEDVYTGAAMIERRLCRKKVLVVIDDVDQLTQLEKLAGSRNWFGSGTRIIITTTDFQLLKAHGVDATYKANGLNCDEALQLLSLKAFKKCPPPEDYLHLCYDITGYAKGLPLALVVLGSFLFGRSADEWASAIDRLKNTPDKHIIEVLRISFDGLDEKDKEIFLHIACFYKGKDKDRVTQILDYCQLNPVIGLSVLADRSLITISNNELWMHDLLQELGWEIVREQSPKEPGKRSRLWSHEDINNVLKKNKGTDSIQGMIMELTKLRVAHWKPEAFTNLSQLGLLHIRNVDLPKGLTCLSSSLRLLEWTGYPLRSLPKIFEADELIELNLCHSNIKQLWKGTKNFDKLKFIKLCHSQKIVETPDLAGVQNLETLDLEGCSHLVRIHQSLGFLKKLIVLNLKDCKNLESLPSRIEMESLETLILSNCSKVKKIPEFVGNMERLLVLCLDETAIEELPVSIERLTGLVSLNLSNCRKLVFLPSTINKLKSVENLNLSGCLKLGKHQVNLGEMDCFEETDVNSGSAIEMSPTHDRIKHVRGSIFHQCKVVWGSLNKFLPSGLVQEVNTEPMSFRLAISQKVNAEPTSVRLPISGLCNLTYLNLSNCNLGEGAFANEFGYFPSLVTLNLSGNNFIRIPSGVRLLSKLENFNLENCKRLQELSDLPSNSRLDLRADGCTSLKYLFDASNLNRLNRSYFNFINCFNLNGNEGCNNIAFEMLRTLMYQGISNKRETFQIVIPGSNIPEWFSHQSVGCSLSVSLPVHWNNSRFLGFALCAVFVLHEHHPVDELYIDEFRTFNATHHLVCCLKLNGRELEVYGRQPAFRFSEEFCQVKSDHLWLFYVSRDKYFGTEWWHNSCSQFEFLFETRGPGLKVKECGVRLIYDQDVQELNKTTPQSSSGMSPYEDISISFHIPVAGETSGSGSRTCTLEEL, via the exons ATGGCATCAACCTCTTCTCGTCGTCAATGGAAATACGATGTGTTTCTAAACTTCAGGGGGAAAGATACCCGCAAATATTTTACCAGTAATCTGTATGCTGAATTAAATCAGAAAGGAATTCTCTCCTTTTGGGATGGGGCAGAGCTTGAGAAAGGGAAATCCATTTGGCCTGAACTTTTAGCTGCAATTGAGGACTCTAGATTTGCGATTGTCATTCTCTCAGAGAACTATGCTTCTTCTtcatggtgcttggatgaactcgTCAAGATTATTCAATGCGTGAAAGAGATGGGCCAACAAGTCCTGCCCGTCTTCTACAAGGTGGATCCTTCTGATGTGCGGCACCAAAGGGGAAGGTTTGAGCTCAAAAGGGACCCCGAAGTAGAAGTAAGGGCACATGAAGAAGTTTATGGGAATAATGAGGACAGACTAAATGCGTGGAGAGATGCTTTGACACAGGTGGCCAACCTTTCTGGCTGGGATTCCAAGAATTATCA ACATGAATCAAGTTTAATTGACGAGATTGTTAATCATATACTAAAGAAGTCCGTGTATACATCTTCAAGTGTTGACAAGGGCTTCATAGGAATGGGTTCTCGCATTGATGATTTATTAAGCAATTACATATATCCGCAGCTTGGTGGGGTGCGTTTTATAGGGATCCATGGCATGCGGGGCATAGGTAAGACAACACTTGCTCGAGCTATCCATGATCAAATTTGTCAGGATTTTGATCGAATTTGCTTTCTTTCAAATGTTAGAGAAATGTGTAAAAACAATGGCCTAGTTTCTCTACAAGAAAAACTTCTTTCCAGAATCCTGATGGCAAAAGTTGAAAATATAGAGGATGTATACACAGGAGCTGCTATGATAGAAAGGCGGTTGTGTAGAAAAAAGGTGTTGGTTGTTATTGATGATGTGGATCAGTTGACACAATTAGAGAAATTGGCTGGAAGTCGCAACTGGTTTGGTTCAGGGACTAGAATTATCATAACCACCACAGATTTTCAGTTGTTAAAGGCACATGGTGTTGATGCTACGTACAAGGCTAATGGCTTAAACTGTGATGAAGCACTtcaacttttgagtttgaaggcTTTTAAGAAATGTCCCCCACCAGAAGATTATTTGCATCTGTGCTACGATATTACAGGGTATGCTAAGGGGCTTCCCTTGGCTCTCGTGGTTTTAGGTTCTTTTCTATTTGGTAGAAGCGCTGATGAATGGGCAAGTGCAATAGATAGGCTAAAGAACACACCAGATAAACACATTATTGAGGTGCTTCGGATTAGTTTTGATGGACTGGatgaaaaagacaaagaaatatTCCTACATATCGCTTGCTTTTACAAGGGGAAGGATAAGGATCGTGTGACACAAATACTAGACTATTGCCAGCTAAACCCTGTCATTGGTTTGAGTGTTCTTGCTGATAGATCTCTCATAACTATCTCCAACAACGAACTATGGATGCATGATTTGCTACAAGAATTGGGCTGGGAAATTGTTCGTGAACAGTCTCCTAAAGAGCCAGGCAAACGTAGTAGATTATGGTCTCATGAAGACATCAACAATGTGCTGAAGAAAAATAAG GGAACAGATTCAATCCAAGGCATGATAATGGAGTTGACTAAATTACGAGTGGCTCATTGGAAGCCAGAAGCCTTTACAAATTTGTCTCAACTTGGTCTTCTCCATATTCGTAATGTGGACCTTCCCAAAGGCCTCACTTGTCTTTCTAGTTCCTTGAGACTCCTCGAATGGACTGGGTATCCCTTAAGATCTCTCCCAAAAATTTTTGAAGCAGATGAACTTATTGAACTTAACTTGTGCCACAGCAACATTAAACAGCTTTGGAAGGGAACAAAG AATTTTGACAAGTTGAAGTTCATCAAACTCTGCCATTCTCAAAAAATTGTGGAGACCCCAGACCTCGCAGGTGTTCAGAATCTTGAGACTTTAGATCTTGAAGGATGTTCTCATTTGGTAAGAATCCATCAATCCCTTGGATTTCTCAAAAAGCTTATTGTCCTGAATCTTAAAGACTGCAAAAATCTCGAGAGTCTGCCAAGTAGAATTGAAATGGAATCTCTTGAAACATTAATTCTTTCTAACTGCTCAAAAGTTAAGAAGATTCCTGAGTTTGTTGGAAATATGGAACGTTTGTTGGTGCTTTGTCTCGATGAGACTGCCATTGAGGAACTGCCTGTTTCAATTGAACGGTTGACTGGCCTTGTGTCATTGAATCTAAGCAACTGCAGAAAACTTGTTTTTCTTCCAAGCACCATCAATAAATTGAAGTCTGTTGAAAATCTTAATCTTTCTGGATGCTTGAAACTCGGCAAACATCAGGTAAATCTGGGGGAGATGGACTGTTTTGAGGAAACTGATGTGAATAGTGGGTCTGCAATAGAAATGTCACCTACCCATGATCGCATAAAACATGTGAGAGGTTCAATCTTTCATCAATGCAAAGTAGTTTGGGGATCTTTAAATAAGTTTTTGCCTTCTGGATTGGTGCAAGAAGTGAATACAGAGCCAATGAGTTTCCGCTTGGCTATATCTCAAAAAGTGAATGCAGAGCCAACGAGTGTCCGCTTGCCTATTTCTGGTCTCTGTAATTTAACATATCTGAACCTGAGTAATTGCAATCTTGGTGAAGGAGCATTTGCCAACGAATTCGGTTACTTTCCCTCTTTGGTGACCTTGAATCTAAGTGGAAACAATTTTATTCGCATTCCTTCAGGCGTTCGATTGCTTTCTAAGCTTGAGAACTTTAACTTGGAGAATTGCAAGAGACTTCAAGAGTTGTCAGACCTTCCATCAAATAGTAGACTAGATTTAAGGGCAGATGGTTGTACTTCACTGAAATACTTGTTTGATGCATCAAATTTGAACAGACTAAATAGatcatatttcaatttcatcaattgcTTCAATCTAAATGGCAATGAAGGATGCAATAACATAGCATTTGAAATGCTGAGGACACTCATGTATCAG GGAATCTCTAATAAGAGGGAAACTTTTCAAATTGTAATTCCTGGAAGTAATATTCCTGAGTGGTTCAGCCATCAGAGCGTTGGGTGTTCATTAAGTGTATCTCTACCTGTACATTGGAATAACAGTCGGTTTTTGGGATTTGCTTTGTGTGCTGTTTTTGTACTCCATGAGCACCATCCGGTGGATGAGCTTTATATAGATGAATTCAGGACTTTTAATGCAACACATCATCTTGTATGTTGCCTGAAGCTCAATGGAAGAGAATTGGAAGTATATGGCAGACAGCCTGCATTTCGCTTTAGTGAAGAATTTTGCCAGGTTAAATCAGATCACCTGTGGCTATTCTATGTATCTCGTGATAAATACTTTGGTACAGAGTGGTGGCATAACAGTTGCAGTCAGTTTGAGTTCTTATTTGAAACTAGAGGGCCAGGTCTGAAGGTGAAGGAGTGTGGAGTCCGTCTGATATATGACCAAGATGTGCAAGAGTTGAACAAAACAACCCCTCAATCAAGTAGTGGGATGTCTCCTTATGAGGATATATCGATTAGTTTTCACATTCCAGTTGCAGGGGAAACCAGTGGCAGTGGTAGCAGAACTTGCACACTTGAAGAATTATAA
- the LOC112182270 gene encoding disease resistance protein RML1B-like: protein MELTKLQVAHWKPEAFSNLSQLSLLHIRNVDLPDGLTCLSNSLRLLEWTGYPLRSLPQNFEADELIELNLCHSNIEQLWKGTKNFDKLKFIKLCHSQSIVETPDLAGVQNLDTLDLEGCENLTAKVSRVCQVELKWNLKVRGSIFHRCKVVWRSLKKVLPSGLVQKVNTEPKSFHLPISQKVNTEPKSFHLPISQTVNTEPKSFPLPISQKVNTEPMSFCLPISGLCNLTYLNLSNCNLGEEAFANEFGHFPSLVTLNLSGNNFVRLPSGIGLLSKLEYFNLENCKRLQELSDLPSNSILDLRADGCTSLKYLFDASNLNRLNKSYFNFINCFNLNGNQGCNNIAFEMLKTFMYQGISNNRETFKFRVLGFALCAVFVLHKQHRVQKLYIDEFKTFNATHHLVCCLKLDGRELEVYGRQPAFRFSEEFCKVKSDHLWLFYVSRDKYFGTEWWHNSCSQFEFLFETRGPGLTVMECGVRLIYEQDVQELKQTTTQSSSGMSPYEDILIGFDIAVAGETRGSGSRTCTLEEL, encoded by the exons ATGGAGTTGACTAAATTACAAGTGGCTCATTGGAAGCCAGAAGCCTTTTCAAATTTGTCTCAACTTAGTCTTCTCCATATTCGTAATGTGGACCTTCCCGACGGCCTCACTTGTCTTTCTAATTCCTTGAGACTCCTCGAATGGACTGGGTATCCCTTGAGATCTCTCCCACAAAATTTTGAAGCAGATGAACTTATTGAACTTAACTTGTGCCACAGCAACATTGAACAGCTTTGGAAGGGAACAAAG AATTTTGACAAGTTGAAGTTCATCAAACTCTGCCATTCTCAAAGCATTGTGGAGACCCCAGACCTCGCAGGCGTTCAGAATCTTGATACTTTAGATCTTGAAGGATGTGAGAATTTG ACTGCAAAAGTCTCGAGAGTCTGCCAAGTAGAATTGAAATGGAATCTCAAAGTGAGAGGTTCAATCTTTCATCGATGCAAAGTAGTTTGGCGATCTTTAAAAAAGGTCTTGCCTTCTGGATTGGTGCAAAAAGTGAATACAGAGCCAAAGAGTTTCCACTTGCCTATATCACAAAAAGTGAATACAGAGCCAAAGAGTTTCCACTTGCCTATATCACAAACAGTGAATACAGAGCCAAAGAGTTTCCCCTTGCCTATATCACAAAAAGTGAATACAGAGCCAATGAGTTTCTGCTTGCCTATATCTGGTCTGTGTAATTTAACATATCTGAACCTGAGTAATTGCAATCTTGGTGAAGAAGCATTTGCCAACGAATTTGGTCACTTTCCCTCTTTGGTGACCTTGAATCTAAGTGGAAACAATTTTGTTCGTCTTCCTTCCGGCATTGGATTGCTTTCTAAGCTTGAGTACTTTAACTTGGAGAATTGCAAGAGACTTCAAGAGTTGTCAGACCTTCCATCAAATAGTATACTAGATTTAAGGGCAGATGGTTGTACTTCACTGAAATACTTGTTTGATGCATCAAATTTGAACAGATTAAACAaatcatatttcaatttcatcaattgcttcaatctaaatggcaatcaaggatgcaatAACATAGCATTTGAAATGCTGAAGACATTCATGTATCAG GGAATCTCTAATAACAGGGAAACTTTCAAATT TCGGGTTTTGGGATTTGCTCTGTGTGCTGTTTTTGTACTCCATAAACAACATCGGGTGCAAAAGCTTTATATAGATGAATTCAAGACTTTTAATGCAACACATCATCTTGTATGTTGCCTGAAGCTCGATGGAAGAGAATTGGAAGTATATGGCAGACAGCCTGCATTTCGCTTTAGTGAAGAATTTTGCAAGGTTAAGTCAGATCACCTGTGGCTATTCTATGTATCTCGTGATAAATACTTTGGTACAGAGTGGTGGCATAACAGTTGCAGTCAGTTTGAGTTCTTATTTGAAACCCGGGGGCCAGGTCTGACGGTGATGGAGTGTGGAGTCCGTCTGATATATGAGCAAGATGTGCAAGAGTTGAAACAAACAACCACTCAATCAAGCAGTGGGATGTCTCCTTATGAGGATATATTGATTGGTTTTGACATTGCAGTTGCAGGGGAAACCCGTGGCAGTGGTAGCAGAACTTGCACGCTTGAAGAATTATAG
- the LOC112200276 gene encoding LOW QUALITY PROTEIN: transcription initiation factor TFIID subunit 4b-like (The sequence of the model RefSeq protein was modified relative to this genomic sequence to represent the inferred CDS: deleted 1 base in 1 codon; substituted 1 base at 1 genomic stop codon) has product MGFSPFFPNPLFPPVKNPNKRSASPPQSKKQKVADDEIDTDQEGIEQLRDVVSVSGVNLVEEQERMLLLSGPKKQQASRKLVLQENQEGXLVLQKIPLQKKLAAIMGRCGLRVGIDKDVERCLSMCVEERLRGIIFNLIRQSKQRVDCEKSRHHTVSTSDVKQEIMILNKKAREKLQEKAQKLNEAKVRNNGFEGVEDKHDDEDDKMRRSTAAANVAALAALGGHDILAKWKLKADQLSREKRRGKDVNPKATSTVGRTIEAEKRGGVEAMVSAAGSAVGKFGRNCQVMMMPRTKVASTRSISVKDVIAVLEKEPQTSKSTLIYLLMNTAAGE; this is encoded by the exons ATGGGATTTTCACCATTCTTCCCAAACCCTCTGTTTCCTCCTGTCAAAAACCCTAACAAGCGTAGTGCTTCTCCACCACAAAGTAAGAAGCAAAAGGTAGCTGATGATGAGATAGACACAGATCAAGAAGGCATTGAGCAACTCCGCGACGTTGTTTCTGTCAGTGGAGTCAATCTTGTGGAAGAGCAAGAGCGCATGCTGTTGCTTTCTGGGCCCAAGAAGCAGCAAGCATCTCGAAAACTTGTGCTTCAAGAAAACCAAGAA GGCTAGCTGGTTTTGCAGAAGATTCCCCTGCAGAAAAAGTTGGCGGCAATCATGGGCAGGTGTGGTTTGAGAGTTGGTATAGATAAAGATGTGGAGAGATGCTTGTCAATGTGTGTGGAGGAGAGACTGAGGGGGAtcatatttaatttgattagacAGTCGAAGCAGCGGGTTGATTGTGAAAAATCGAGACATCACACTGTTTCTACATCTGATGTGAAGCAAGAAATTATGATTCTCAACAAGAAAGCTAGGGAAAAGTTGCAGGAAAAGGCTCAGAAGCTTAATGAAGCTAAGGTTAGAAATAACGGATTTGAGGGTGTTGAGGATAAACATGACGATGAAGATGACAAAATGAGGAGAAGTACAGCAGCAGCAAATGTTGCTGCCCTTGCTGCACTTGGAGGACATGACATATTGGCGAAATGGAAACTTAAGGCGGATCAGCTATCCCGGGAGAAGCGTCGAGGTAAAGATGTAAACCCCAAGGCTACATCAACTGTTGGAAGAACAATAGAAGCGGAGAAAAGGGGCGGTGTAGAAGCTATGGTGTCTGCAGCTGGGAGTGCTGTTGGAAAGTTTGGGAGGAATTGCCAAGTTATGATGATGCCTCGAACAAAGGTGGCTAGTACTCGTAGTATATCTGTCAAGGATGTGATTGCTGTTCTGGAAAAGGAACCTCAGACGTCCAAGTCTACTTTGATATATTTGCTAATGAACACTGCAGCCGGTGAATAA
- the LOC112182269 gene encoding LOW QUALITY PROTEIN: DNA (cytosine-5)-methyltransferase DRM2 (The sequence of the model RefSeq protein was modified relative to this genomic sequence to represent the inferred CDS: inserted 2 bases in 2 codons; deleted 1 base in 1 codon; substituted 3 bases at 3 genomic stop codons): MFIYPVKDGNTSRVDGDDVDWDTDDELEIENFTLSSSANPGSWEALESSPPEQHSLPXDSPPEQCSPQEQQQTDSDLFSSDYDGSFLDSFSDLVSSDDEVTIDPTSEAETKLMSLVKMRYNELEASMAIERCGIDSLLVDLTDFISAAQISKAEGGHLPLEEMCSHLRSEYAEKNKRKLCESSLLKRKRIMGHGNQIIGEDAGAVHLPNPINGFGTPADLCQIQRSLPEAATGPPYFYYENVALTPKGVWSTISRFLYDVKPEFVGSKYFCAAARKRGYMHNLPIKNRIPLVPLLPQTISDAFPMTRRWWPTWDDRTKLNCLQTCIASATITDRIMKALKDYNEDEIPPESVRRYVLYECRIXIVSANKFAPKGPKGKTRNKKNTISQCLXXIFTFIAYSLLLVLLMALWVPLLLNDTVAHHLSVLKDRFPNGINVLSLSYGIGGAEVALYQLGIPMKNVVSVETTSXRNVVRCWWEQTNQRRNLYQLADVQKLNADRLEHYISSFGGFDLVIGGSPCNNLAGGNRHHRDGLEGKESSLFYDYFCILDLVKGIMARYN, encoded by the exons ATGTTTATATATCCTGTAAAGGATGGAAATACATCTCGGGTAGATGGTGATGATGTTGACTGGGATACTGATGATGAGCTTGAGATTGAAAACTTCACTTTATCTTCTTCAGCTAATCCAGGCTCTTGGGAG GCTCTTGAAAGTAGTCCTCCGGAGCAACATTCTCTGC GAGATTCTCCTCCAGAGCAGTGCTCTCCTCAAGAACAGCAACAAACTGACTCGGATCTCTTTTCTTCAGATTATGATGGGAGCTTTCTAGATAGTTTTTCAGACCTCGTTAGCTCTGATGACGAG GTAACCATCGATCCTACATCTGAGGCGGAGACAAAACTTATGTCCCTGGTTAAAATGAGGTACAATGAATTGGAGGCTTCAATGGCAATAGAAAGATGCG GTATTGACTCGTTGCTTGTTGATTTGACTGATTTCATATCAGCTGCTCAAATTTCAAAGGCAGAAGGTGGCCATCTTCCCCTTGAAGAGATG TGTTCACATCTGCGAAGTGAGTATGCTGAGAAGAATAAAAGGAAACTTTGTGAATCTTCATTGCTGAAAAGGAAAAGGATTATGGGACATGGAAACCAGATCATAGGGGAAGATGCTGGTGCAGTTCATCTCCCAAATCCAATAAATGGGTTTGGGACTCCAGCTGATCTCTGTCAAATCCAGAGAAGTCTTCCAGAGGCAGCCACaggacctccttatttttactatGAGAATGTGGCATTGACTCCTAAAGGAGTTTGGAGCACAATATCCCGCTTTTTGTATGACGTGAAGCCTGAGTTTGTTGGTTCAAAGTATTTTTGTGCTGCTGCAAGAAAGAGGGGTTATATGCACAATCTTCCAATCAAAAACAGAATTCCTCTCGTTCCCCTTCTACCACAAACTATTTCTGATGCATTTCCGATGACAAGGAGGTGGTGGCCTACTTGGGATGATCGGACAAAGCTAAATTGCTTACAGACTTGCATTGCTAGTGCAACAATTACTGACAGGATCATGAAGGCTCTTAAAGACTATAACGAAGATGAAATCCCACCAGAAAGTGTCCGTCGCTATGTTCTTTATGAATGCCGCATTTAGATAGTCTCTGCTAATAAATTCGCTC CCAAAGGGCCCAAAgggaaaacaagaaacaaaaaaaacacaatCAGCCAATGTTTATAGTAGATTTTCACTTTTATCGCATACTCTCTGCTATTAGTTTTACTTATGGCCTTATGGGTTCCACTTCTTCTGAATGATACAGTGGCTCATCACCTGTCAGTTTTGAAAGATCGA TTCCCCAATGGCATCaatgtcctctctctctcctatgGGATTGGTGGTGCAGAGGTAGCTCTTTATCAGCTTGGTATCCCGATGAAGAATGTTGTGTCAGTGGAGACTACCT GAAGAAACGTTGTGAGGTGTTGGTGGGAGCAGACAAACCAGAGACGGAACTTGTATCAGCTTGCTGATGTGCAAAAGTTGAATGCTGACCGCTTAGAGCATTATATCAGTTCCTTTGGCGGGTTTGATCTGGTGATTGGTGGCAGTCCATGTAACAATCTTGCGGGTGGCAACAGACACCATCGGGATGGGCTTGAGGGTAAAGAGTCTTCTCttttttatgattatttttgtaTATTGGATTTGGTCAAGGGTATTATGGCAAGATACAATTGA
- the LOC121052895 gene encoding uncharacterized protein LOC121052895, which translates to MVSKYHIYDAVPFNKADSPHFQNMLTTAGNLGPGVKLPTSYEIHTRYLENEYTEMKRYVDTHRETWKIYGCTIMCDGWTGPTKMSILNFMVYSKGSTVFLKSVDASHMKKNAQYIELLLDEIIQDVGPENVVQIVTDNALAFKKAGRELQKKYPLFWIPCAAHCIDLIFEDIGKQETVSTVVKWAQSVTNYIYNHGWVLAEMRSITKGDLIRPGKIRFATNHIAIDSILKKKSDLRKLFTSSAWNENAASRTRDGKRIEKRVLDGTFWDGMEAVHKIYKPLYEILRIVDTEIQLTMPILYDMFERVKQQISQMRGKKWVLKIINDRWDNTLSQPLHAASIISLSRNTVVS; encoded by the exons ATGGTGTCCAAATACCACATATATGATGCTGTCCCTTTTAACAAAGCTGATTCTCCACATTTCCAAAACATGTTGACTACAGCTGGAAATCTAG GTCCTGGTGTAAAGCTTCCTACCTCCTATGAAATTCATACTCGTTACTTAGAGAATGAGTACACAGAAATGAAAAGGTATGTGGATACTCACAGAGAAACCTGGAAAATATATGGATGCACTATCATGTGTGATGGATGGACTGGCccaaccaaaatgtctattctaaATTTCATGGTGTATTCAAAAGGTTCAACTGTGTTTTTGAAGTCTGTAGATGCTTCACATATGAAAAAAAATGCTCAGTACATAGAACTATTGTTAGATGAGATTATCCAAGATGTTGGACCAGAAAATGTTGTCCAGATTGTCACTGACAATGCATTAGCATTTAAAAAGGCCGGAAGGGAACTACAGAAAAAATATCCGCTGTTCTGGATCCCGTGTGCTGCCCACTGCATCGATTTGATATTTGAAGATATCGGGAAGCAAGAGACTGTTTCCACTGTCGTCAAATGGGCTCAAAGTGTAACTAACTACATCTACAATCATGGTTGGGTACTGGCTGAAATGAGGAGCATCACGAAGGGAGATTTGATTCGACCGGGTAAAATTCGATTTGCGACAAATCACATTGCCATCGACAGcattttgaagaagaaatctgATTTGAGAAAATTGTTTACAAGTAGCGCATGGAATGAAAATGCAGCGAGCAGGACCAGAGATGGCAAAAGGATAGAAAAAAGAGTCCTCGATGGGACATTTTGGGATGGCATGGAAGCAGTCCATAAAATTTATAAGCCATTGTATGAGATTCTTCGAATTGTTGACACAGAAATTCAGCTAACCATGCCCATATTATATGATATGTTTGAAAGAGTGAAACAACAAATATCACAGATGAGAGGAAAGAAATGGGTGCTTAAAATCATCAATGATCGATGGGATAACACATTAAGTCAACCATTGCATGCAGCAAGTATTATTTCTCTATCTCGAAATACTGTTGTATCTTGA